The Chryseobacterium sp. G0186 genome includes the window TCATAGCGTTTTTGTGCTTCTTCCAGCAGTTCATAATGAGTATAGGTTTGCTGTCCTGAACCCATAATTTCCCTAATGGCAGATGCAGGAAGAACTTTAAGACACGGTTCGTCTCCTACGGTAAACAGCAGCCCTTTCTTTTTTCTTTTTTCAAAGGCATCTGTTCTGGTATGAAAAGCGGCAAAATACCAAGCCAAAAGATAGCTTTCACCTGCATTTCCACCTCCGCCGGATTCAATATAGGTGCGGGTAAGCCACATATCCAGCTCTTCATCTCCGGACTCAAATTGTCCCACCTGTAGCGGATAGCCATCACATTCATGGTCTCCAATTCCTAAAAACAATAAAGCCGGATCCGGCACTCCGCCCTGAATAATTCCTCCCATCAGCTTAGGTAAGCCCTCTCTGATCAACTCATGAGGGATGTGTCCCATACTTCCTGTTACATCCAATCCCAAAATGATGGGAACTGAATTCGGGTGTACTTCTGAGTCTCTGGCTTCCCTGAAAGAAATACCATGAGGATTCATGGATTCATGTGCCTTTCTTTTGGCATTTTGAGTGAAGATCTCACCTGCGGATTTTGTTCCGTAACCTGCTTTGCTTGCTCTATCGTAACGAGCGTCCATATCGTATCTTGTACTTCCCATGATTAAAATATTTTTCCGAATAAATATTCAAATCTCTTTTGACTTACTTCGAGTTGAATATTTAAATTTCTGATTGTTAATGATAATTCCATGTCTTTCTGAACGAATGCTTCGGGATTAAAATCCACAAAAGTCAAACTGTTTTTATCCAAAGGACTGATATCAATTAGCCCTTCCTGCTCGCGCTCAAGCCTTTTTATTTTCAGCTCAATATCTTCAACCTTGCGCCTGTAGATCAATTCTGAATCTTCTCCGATCGTCCGTGCCCGGTCTTCTCTGATCTGATCATTGTTTCGCTGTAACGATTCAATAAATCTTGGTGTTAATTCATCTTTCATAATATTTTTTGTGTTATTATTACGCTAATTAAAAATGACATAGTTCTGCTCATTCCTGCAAGCAAATATTATTTACAGGAGTACATTACATCTGTTCTCAAAACATATTTTAATCCGCTGATGAGTGTTTTCCCTTCATGTCTTAAGGGATGATAAAAGATCAATGCTGTTCCCTTTTTGGGTGTTATGGTAAATAAATTTTCAAATTCTGTTTCACCGCCCTCGAAATCATCATTCAGGTAAATGAGAAATGTATAGAAACTTTTTTCATTTTCGTTCCTGATATAACTTCCGTCTCTGTGCATTTTAAATTGCTGTCCCGGAGCGTATTTGTACACTCTGAACATTTCATTAAAATTCAGAATTTTAGCATTTTCATGATCCTGTGGGAGAAATTCAACTGCTTTATTGAATAGGTCTTCTGCAAGTTGATTATCAAAAATCATGAGTCTGTCATTATTTCTTACTCCTTTACTCATAAGCTGCCGCCCTCCTACATTAATCTTTGCTTCTTCAAAAGTCTTACCTTGGGATAAGGCAATATATTCGTTACATTCTGCTTCTGTGAGAAATTCCTCAATGAGAAATATCTGTGGGTGTAATTCTATTTTTTCCATTATTACTATTTTGTGCCTGGTGCTTGTATTTTTACCCTCTCAGTTCATCCCTTACTTCCATCAGAACGAATCCTAATAAATTTTCTCCATTCCATAGCAAGGGGTTTTCTGCTCTTGGATCTGTTTCCAGCATTCCAATTCCCCAGATTGTATCATATGGGCTTGCTTCTACCAGAATTTTATCATTTGTTGATAGAAGAAAATCCTTAAACTTTTTGTTCTGGGAAAATTTTAAAAGATTCCCGTTTTTTACAATTTCATACTTGTTTTCATCCCAAAGCTTCGGATCAAAATTCTTTACTTTTCTCCCCAGACTTTTAACCTGATTTGGGGTACTAGCTTGTAAAATTTCTTTCAAGGTCTCAGAATCATTAAATAATCTTGCTTTTCCAGCCATCATATAGTGCTCTGCTGTTTTATAAATAATTCCGTCTTCTTCAAATTTACCCGGAAACCATTGGCTAAAACATGACTTGGTGATTTCATCTTTAACCGTGTGTCCCCAGAAGAAAAGAAATTTTATTCTTTCCTTTTTCTGAAATCTGTCTTTAATATTTTGTAAAGTGTATTTCATTATGTGTTATTTTTACACAAATTTAAAGGAATATCATTCTATTGTCCAAATTTTTTTGTGTTAATTTTACACTAATAAATATAAACAACTGATTTACAATGATTAATTTTAATACAAAGAAAAATATTGATCAAAATATTGATTGTCATTTCCTGAAATTAATAGGTTTTGGCTAAAGCCAATGGAATATTTATGGATAAAAAAACGAGCTAAAGCCCGTTTCTATTGAATATTTTCTCTCACAGATTTTGCTGATTAAGCAGATTTTTAAGTCAAATATAACAAGAGCCATGCATTTTCTTATTCCGGAAGAACCTCGACAGCTTTTATCTTAAAAAAATCTATTTGTTATTTAATTTCGAAATAAAATCCTTGTTCTTCCAATTCTTTATACTTTTCCTGATTAAAGGTAAAAAGCTTTCCTGGTCTCCCGCTTCCTTCTTTTTTCACGTTGTTGGTTTCATTAAGCAATCCATAGCTCATTATTTTTTTTCGGAAATTTCTACGGTCTATTTCCTGTCCAACTATTGTTTTATAAAGGTTTTCCAGATCGGAAAAGGGAAATTCTTCATTAAGAAGGTTAAAGCCGATTGGCTGATATTGAATTTTGGTACGAAGCCTTTTTAATGCAATATCAATGATGGTTTTATGGTCAAAAGCAACGGAAGGAAGCTTATTCACACTGAACCATTGTGCATCATCTGCATCAGAATCTGCAAACAACTCATGGTAAGAAGGGTTAACAAGCCCCAGATAAGCCACGGAAACCACTCTATTTCGAGGGTCTCGGCCAACATTACCAAATGTATAGAGTTGTTCCAAAAAATCGGGTTTAATGCCCGCTTCTTCATGGAGTTCTCTTTTGACAGCATCATCCAGATTTTCATCATCCAAAACCAAACCTCCGGGAAGTGCCCATCCCCCTTTAAAAGGCTCTATATTTCTTTTGATTAGAAGAATCTGCAGATCTTCTTTGTCAAAATATCCGAAGATAACTGCATCTACTGCTACTTTTATATCCTGTAATTTTTTTGGTGAGCCCATAAATTAATTTGCGTTACGAATACACAAAGCTACAATTTATCACAACAATAAAAAAAAATTTATTAATAATAAAAGTTCATACCTTTATGTTATTATTATAACCAACTTAAAATTAAATAATTATGAAAAATTTACTAGCCATTCTTTCTTTTGCCTTTTTATTAACGGCCTGTGAGAAAGGGAAGACAACAACTGCCAATAATTCTAACCCATCAGACTCTGCCACTGCAAAATCTGAATGGAAACCCGTAGATTCTGCTGCAGCTACAAAAGCCTGGATGGAGTTTGCTACCCCTGGAGAAATGCATAAAATGTTAGCCAAATTCGATGGTAATTGGACTGGCGCTACAAGTATGTGGATGGACAACAGTGGGAAAGCGTCTACAAGCACATCGGAATGCACGAATAAAATGATTTTTGATGGACGATATCAGGTAAGTAATTATAAAGGAAACTTCATGGGAATGCCTTTTGAGGGAATGAGTATCATGGGATATGATAATGCAAAGAAGAAATTTGTGAGTACCTGGATTGATAATATGGGAACGGGATTAATGCGTGCTGAAGGAGATTGGAACCCTACTAAAAAATCAATTGACTTTAAAGGTAAAATGACTGATCCCAGCCAACCCGGAAAGGAATGTGATGTAAGAGAAGTTTATACTTTTACTGATGAGAATAACCATATGCTGGAAATGTTTGGTCCCGATCCTAAAACAGGAAAAGAAATGAAAACAATGGAGATAAAATTTACCCGTAAAAAATAAATAAAAGTCCCGCTTCAAATTGAAGCGGGACTTTTATTTACTTGGTTTCCGACACCAAGGTCGTCGGAGTACTCATATTATTATTAAAATATTCTACATTGAATTCCTGAGCGACCCAATTTCCTGTTTTAGAATTAAATACATAGACTTTGTGGTCATATTTATCCGTGAAAAGGAAATTTCCATTGGAGACAGTGATTTCCGGATTTCCTAAGCCTCCATTATTGTAAAAGTATCCAAGACTAAATTCCTGTGTTTTCCATTCCATCGTTTTCGAATTAAACACTTTTATGTTGTGTTCAAATTTGTCTACAAATGCAAAATTACTTCCTGAATAAATAACGGTAGGCGCAATATTGTTATTAGGATAGCCAATATTGAAGTCTTTTCCGGACCATTCTCCGCTTATATAATTGAATGTATAAACCTTATGGTCATGTTTATCGATAAACATGGCATTTCCGTTATCTAAAGTCACCACATCAGGGCTCAAAAGACCATTGTTATAATACCAAACATTATAGAGCTGAGAAGACCATGTTCCTGTTTTAGAATTGAAAATATTCACCGTTCGCTCGTATTTGTCTGTGAATATTACATTTCCATTGGAAGCCGTAATGGCAGGAACTATATTATTGTTACTATATCCTTCATTATATAATTTGGAAGACCATATTCCTGTTTTGGAATTAAAAGCATAAATCTTACGATCAAACTTATCCAGAAAATAATAATTACTGCTTTTTCCTTCAATGATATCATCCCCTATTGAAGAATTGGGAGAGGAAACATCAATTTTTTGTGCAACCATGGCATAAGGAACACTCATTAGCTGATTGGTCCCCACATTGGTATAATTGCTGCCTCCTGCAGGGTCCATTTCCACTTTAATGAATTTGGAATTTACAGACCAGTTTATTCCCGAAAATGCTCCTGAAACAGGTGTCCCTTGCCCAATGTTCAGGTTGACCAATCCTTTGGAATTTGTTGTTTTGGAATGGGTTTCTGTATAAAGATTAGTTCCGTTAACAGAATTGTTTAAAATACTGATTCTCACAGATACATTGCCGTTCGCTACAGGAGCTCCGCTAGAATTAAAGGCAATGGCTTGATAAGCAAATGCATCAGGAATCTGTGCAAAAACCACAGCAGTGGAAAGAGCTAAAATAAGAGTGTATAGTTTTTTCATGATAGTCGTTTATTTTTTTATAATTTTTACAGGTTTTAATTCTAAATTTTTGAACATCAGCATATAAACTCCTTTAGTCAAGAAAGAAAGGTCTATCCGATTGTCTTTAATTTCCTTTTGAGAAACCAGTTTTCCTGACATATCATATATCGAAACCTCTTTCGGTTTTGTCTTTGATGAAACACTTATGGTGATATAGTCCGCAGTTGGATTGGGGTAAACGTTTACCTTTTCTTGGTTGGTAATAACCTCATTAACACCTAAGACAGTGAGTACAGTCTGAGATAATACTCCGAGTGTTCCAGAATTTTGTTCATCAGGATTGGTAGGCACCACATAAATTTCTCCAACGGTATGAATAAGATTCTCACCGGATACTCCGCCGGAATTGAGCCCTCCCACAAGACTCTGAGAATAGAACAAAGCAGAGCATAATAACCCGCTAAGCAAGTAGATTTTTTTCATGGAAATTAATTTTTTGTAAATATAGGATAAAGAAATATCAATATATAAAAACTTATATTATGTTAAACAAATTATTATAAACCCCTATTTAAAAGAAAAATATATTTCAATCCTAAATATTATTACAAAAAAAAACCGGTATAACTACCGGTTTTAATATCATGAATATTTGTCTTAATCATTAAGCTTTAATACTGCCATGAATGCAGACTGCGGTACTTCTACCCTTCCGATCTGTTTCATTTTCTTCTTCCCTTCTTTCTGCTTTTCCAATAGTTTACGCTTTCTGGAAATATCTCCTCCGTAACATTTTGCGGTAACATCTTTTCTCAATGCCTTGATCGTTTCCCTTGCAATAACCTTAGCTCCCAAAGCTGCCTGAACAGCAATATCAAACTGTTGTCTCGGGATCAGTTCACGAAGCTTTTCACACATCCTTTTACCGATATAATAAGCATTACTATCATGGATCAATGATGAAAGAGCATCTACCATATCTCCATTGATCAGGATGTCCATCTTCACAAGCTTGGAAGCCCTGAATCCTATTGGATGATAATCGAATGAAGCATACCCCTTAGAAATTGATTTTAATCTGTCGTAGAAGTCAAAAACAACTTCTGCCAATGGCATATTGAAAATTAATTCTACTCTTTCTGATGTTAAATAGCTCTGGTTAACGATCTCTCCTCTTTTCTCAATACAAAGAGTCATTACAGCTCCTACAAAGTCAGATTTTGTAATGATTGAAGCCTTAATGAAAGGCTCTTCTACTCTATCCATCGTAGAAGGATCCATCATTTCAGATGGGTTGTTAATCAAAATCGGAACATCCGGTTCCTTTTTCGTATATCCAAAATACGATACGTTCGGCACTGTTGTGATAACGTTCATATTAAACTCTCTGTCAAGACGTTCCTGAACAATTTCCATGTGAAGCATTCCCAGGAATCCGCAACGGAATCCGAAACCAAGAGCCGCTGAACTTTCCGGTTCAAAAACCAGAGAAGCATCATTTAATCTTAATTTCTCCAAAGAGAATCTCAATTCTTCAAAATCCTCAGAATCAATTGGGTAAATACCGGCAAATACCATTGGCTTTACTTCCTCAAAACCATCAATTGGACCAGCTGCAGGTCTATCAAATGAGGTAATAGTATCTCCTACCTTTACTTCACGGGCATC containing:
- a CDS encoding 2OG-Fe(II) oxygenase; its protein translation is MEKIELHPQIFLIEEFLTEAECNEYIALSQGKTFEEAKINVGGRQLMSKGVRNNDRLMIFDNQLAEDLFNKAVEFLPQDHENAKILNFNEMFRVYKYAPGQQFKMHRDGSYIRNENEKSFYTFLIYLNDDFEGGETEFENLFTITPKKGTALIFYHPLRHEGKTLISGLKYVLRTDVMYSCK
- a CDS encoding NADAR family protein, translating into MKYTLQNIKDRFQKKERIKFLFFWGHTVKDEITKSCFSQWFPGKFEEDGIIYKTAEHYMMAGKARLFNDSETLKEILQASTPNQVKSLGRKVKNFDPKLWDENKYEIVKNGNLLKFSQNKKFKDFLLSTNDKILVEASPYDTIWGIGMLETDPRAENPLLWNGENLLGFVLMEVRDELRG
- a CDS encoding NUDIX hydrolase yields the protein MGSPKKLQDIKVAVDAVIFGYFDKEDLQILLIKRNIEPFKGGWALPGGLVLDDENLDDAVKRELHEEAGIKPDFLEQLYTFGNVGRDPRNRVVSVAYLGLVNPSYHELFADSDADDAQWFSVNKLPSVAFDHKTIIDIALKRLRTKIQYQPIGFNLLNEEFPFSDLENLYKTIVGQEIDRRNFRKKIMSYGLLNETNNVKKEGSGRPGKLFTFNQEKYKELEEQGFYFEIK
- a CDS encoding DUF1579 domain-containing protein: MKNLLAILSFAFLLTACEKGKTTTANNSNPSDSATAKSEWKPVDSAAATKAWMEFATPGEMHKMLAKFDGNWTGATSMWMDNSGKASTSTSECTNKMIFDGRYQVSNYKGNFMGMPFEGMSIMGYDNAKKKFVSTWIDNMGTGLMRAEGDWNPTKKSIDFKGKMTDPSQPGKECDVREVYTFTDENNHMLEMFGPDPKTGKEMKTMEIKFTRKK
- a CDS encoding T9SS type A sorting domain-containing protein, encoding MKKIYLLSGLLCSALFYSQSLVGGLNSGGVSGENLIHTVGEIYVVPTNPDEQNSGTLGVLSQTVLTVLGVNEVITNQEKVNVYPNPTADYITISVSSKTKPKEVSIYDMSGKLVSQKEIKDNRIDLSFLTKGVYMLMFKNLELKPVKIIKK
- the lepA gene encoding translation elongation factor 4, producing MKNIRNFCIIAHIDHGKSTLADRLLEYTNTVTQRELQSQTLDDMDLEKERGITIKSHAIQMDYEYKGEKYILNLIDTPGHVDFSYEVSRSIAACEGALLIVDAAQSIQAQTISNLYLALENDLTIIPILNKIDLPSANPEEVTDEIMNLIGCEYEDVLRVSGKTGEGVHHLLEQIVDRIPAPVGDPDGPLQALIFDSVYNPFRGIEAYFKVVNGSITKNEKIKFFATGKEYGADEVGTLKLKQVPKKSVQCGDVGYLVSGIKDAREVKVGDTITSFDRPAAGPIDGFEEVKPMVFAGIYPIDSEDFEELRFSLEKLRLNDASLVFEPESSAALGFGFRCGFLGMLHMEIVQERLDREFNMNVITTVPNVSYFGYTKKEPDVPILINNPSEMMDPSTMDRVEEPFIKASIITKSDFVGAVMTLCIEKRGEIVNQSYLTSERVELIFNMPLAEVVFDFYDRLKSISKGYASFDYHPIGFRASKLVKMDILINGDMVDALSSLIHDSNAYYIGKRMCEKLRELIPRQQFDIAVQAALGAKVIARETIKALRKDVTAKCYGGDISRKRKLLEKQKEGKKKMKQIGRVEVPQSAFMAVLKLND